The Eubalaena glacialis isolate mEubGla1 chromosome 3, mEubGla1.1.hap2.+ XY, whole genome shotgun sequence nucleotide sequence ATAAGCAACCCTAGCCCCCCACCTCACCTCACTCTTGGACCTTAGAACTTTATCACGGTAGCTTGCCAGAGTGACCCCGTGGTAATTTGTAGTCCTTAGATGCATTGTGACCCTGTCCATACCCTTAGATCCTTATTTTCCTCCTAAACAGGATTGGCAGCAGGGAGCACTTTGCTGTCTCCTCAAGAAGTGACTTTTACAGACCAGCTCCTCCTCGATGGCCCACCGCCCTGCTCACCAGAGACTCTTCAGCTTCCCTCCAAAACTGGAACTGTGCTGTGCGCTGTTAGGAGTAACCAGGCTGGGCCTGAGGTTCTCTCCTGCCCCATGGCATCCCCCAGACTTCAGGATGAGGGCGAGGGCCATAAGCCAGGGCGTGAGTCAGAGGCTTCCATGCTGGTCTGGAGTGCTTCAGAAACTGAGAAATTGCCTGGAACCGTTGAACCCCCTGCTTCCTTCCCGAGTCCTGTTTCCTCAAGGACCGGAGATTTAGGGGGAAGACAGGTGTCTGGGAAACCAGATACTCAGGAGAGCTGGCTGCCTTCCAGTAGAGCTGGGGTGACAGCAGACGGGGTGTCTCCTGTCCATGAATCTTCTTCATCAGGAACTGACACCTCAGAGACTTCTCCCAAAGCCCCTAGAGGAGGTTTGGCTAAAGACAGTGGAATACAGGGCAAGGGTCCAGTGGGGGAGCCGCAGACAAAGGCCACGGAAGCTACAGTGTGTGCCAACAACAGCAAGGTCAGCTCCACGGGGGAAAAGGTTGTCCTGTGGACAAGGTAGGTGGGGATGGATGTGGGAGTGTGTTTGGAAAATGCATGGAACACACCCATGTTACTGATTCAGATTAATTGCCTTATGTGGATTCCAGGGAAGCTGACCGCGTGATTCTGACCATGTGCCAGGAGCAAGGAGCACAGCCGCAGACTTTTAGCATCATCTCCCAGCAGCTGGGAAATAAGACCCCTACTGAGGTAAGTAGGGGAAACCCTGCTAGAGCTTCAAGCTCCAGAGGAACCAAGGAAAGGAAGAGGACAGGTTGGCCAACTAAGAGGTGACTGGTGATTATAAAGGTCTGCCCTGAGGAAGACCTTGACTTGTCAGCACGGTTAGTCGTGGCTCTAGAAGAGAGAGGGCATTGAATTTTGAGGTAGAAGCCCCAGGGATTGcattctagttttgtttttagaaggaatgtgactttgggcaaaatgTTTAGCCTTTTAACCcgagtttccttatctataaggAGGGCACAGCCCTCACCGCCTTACTGTGTAGAACAAACAAGATTGTTCAGATTGGGATatagtgcttagtaaatgttaaaatgttactAACTTAAGAAAGGTGAATGCAAGCCGCCTCCTCTCCTCCTAGGTTTCCCATCGTTTTCGAGAACTCATGCAGCTCTTCCACACAGCCTGCGAGGCCAGCTCCGAGGATGAGGACGATGCCACCAGTACCAGCAATACAGACCAGCTGTCTGACCACGGGGACCTTCTGTCTGAGGAAGAGCTGGATGAGTGAGACCCTGGGAGCGTGAGGGTGTCATCTGCACAGGATCGAATCCAACAGGCACCCTGATCGGGGGAAGGGTGGCTGTACTTTGCTTGTAAAACCCTTGAGCTCAGTATGAGGAGCTGGAGGAGCAGGGGGCCAGGGACAAGGACAATGGCAGGCTGGGGGTTGGATGGCCCTGccatcctgtgtgtcttttaTGAAGACCTTAGAAATCTACGTTGTAAAGAGCATTGAGGGAGAGTGCAGCTCAGttccttttctgtgtgtttttttatttccttttttgtctgGTGGTACATATTTATTGTTGTGTGATCTGATCACAGTGTTTCTAAATGTAATAAATGCGTATGTCAGTGTAGCCAGTCCCAAGACCCTGAGCTCCTGCATCCAGCAGTTTTTATTGTAAACtagctctttccttttcttggcGGCTTAGTCCATGAGGCTGTCGCCACTCTGGTAGCACTGGGCCAGGCTGCGTAGCTCCTGCAGCATCTCCTCTAGGTCATCCTGTTCCACTCCAGCATCCATGAAGCTGGCCCAGCGCCGCAGGTCGAGTCTGGCGAGATCTTTGGCCAAATCTCCCAGGGTCCGGTTCAAGGATGAAGAGGAGCAGAGGGCCCCGAGCACTGGGATGCTCTCCACGGCTGCGGAGGGAGAGAAACGGGAGCCCTGTGAACGGACCACTGTCCTACCCTTGGGACTCTGTTGCACACACAGGGAAGTCTGGGCCTCTGGTAGACTTGATTGTATAGTAAACTCAATAAGTTTTGTGTGCTCTCCCCTTTGTATACCAGCACCCCAGAGGAAGAACACTTCTCTCAGGAGCCACAGAGTGAATAAAGGCACGTCAAACTGGGAATTTCCAAAGTACCTTTATCCAGGAAGGGTTATAGTAAAACTCTCCCATGCTTGAAAACCTCTTGGTTTTCTTCACCTCCTACATACCTGCCCCTGTTGGGGGACCATCCAGAACCAAACCCTGCTGGCTGAGGCTTGAGGAGAAGAGGTAGGGGTAAGGAGGAACCACCTTACAGGGAGTCAGCAGCAGATGAGAAGAGCTGTGGGGCAAGAGGACAGCAGCTGAGTGAGAAAAAGTCAGGGGAGGTCGGAGGTCTGGGAGGAGAGCAGGAGCAAGCATTATACTGACCTCCTGACTctaggctgctgctgctgcaaatACTGGGCCAAGACTTCTTCCCCGGTGGTGCACGCGTGGAGCAGGGAGGGCAGAGGTGTCCCTGGGGTGAGCTGACTGCCAGAACAAAGCCAAAACCACCTTTAATCTGTGGCAGCATGAATGAGAAACTAGGACTTAGGTTCTCGGGCCATCAGCTGGATCGGGATGctcacagtcttttttttcttttaagtgggcCAGAGGGAAGGAGAGCAGGGCAGCGCCATTAGAATATCCAGACGTATGAGAAAAGGATGTGAAACAGAAGTCTGACAAGGGCTCCTAAGGACCACCAGCCCTCACCTGGTGTGGCATTCTCTGTCTAGACCCCTCAGCACCACGGACTGGGCAAAGCAGCATGTTCCAGAAGGGTTCCCACATGCAGACAGTGGGGTCCATGGGGTGGCCTCTCCAAGCTGCATCAGCGTATCAGGGAGGGATTGGCTTGGAACTAAGGGGAAGGGGATGGTTGCTCCTGCTGTGACCACCTAAAGGTAAGGAAGAAATCAAGTTATAGAGCTTTTTCTCAGCTCTGACCCATCTCCTCACAAAGCTTAATACCTTTTTCCCAGAGAAGTTCAGCATATCAGCCAGATGAACCATGGAAATCGGCGAGGAGCATAGGCGATAAGGAACAGTGACTGTGTCCAGGGCTGTAGCCAGGATGGCGCCACAGTGGAAGGGCAGAGCGGCCTGTAAAGAGGATACAGAGAAGAGCACTTGGCCTTCTGGGTGTGGAAAAGAGAGTGTGGAGGCAGAATAGTAATGGCAGAGAGGCCCACAGGCTTTGGGACAAAGCACCGGTGTGTTTGGCCCAGGGCTGGATAAGCGTAGGACAGTGTCATCTAAGAGGCCACATCAGAGCCGAGTTCAAGCTGAGGCTTCAAGAATAGAGCCAGTAGCAGATAAAGGCTGACTCGGTGagcgcgtgcgtgcgtgtgtgtgtgttgccctGTCACTAGCTGCAGTCAGAACGAGAGCATCGAGCCTTACATCATATTGCAGGTGAGGGAAGTTGACAGGTGGCTCAGGTTGCAGCCCCAGGCTCCCACCCAAGGATAAGGGGCAGACCAGAGAGCTGTGAGCAGACAGGTGCACCAGACCGAAAGCTGTGTTTAACAGACGGTAGATGTTTTTCTGGGGCTCCTGGTGAAAGAAATGAGAGTAGTTTGTTTTAAGCAACTTTCTCACTGGGCTATCCTCATTTCTCCCTCCTTACCCTGTGACCGTTTCTCCCCACAAGAACTACTCACCCCGAGGCGGTACGGACCAGGGAGCAGGCCCCAGGTTATTATTCCCCGCCCTGAATACTCGTCTTGTAGCAACTCTGCGGCCTTGGCGCCTACCCCAGAGAAGCCATTGTGCAGGTCACACAGGATCTGGAAGCCCTGGAGAGAGGTGAATGGCGAAAGTCGGCAGGATGAGGGGAGTTTCTACCCAAGTGCCCGCCACGCCACGCAGCTACCTGCAGGTAGTCGCACTCCTCCACGTAGAAGTGCAGCCTGTCCTCCAGCTCTTCCAGGTACTTGGGTTCCTTCAGGATACTCTCCCCTTGGCCAAAAGCCTCCAGGCGACCTGTTTCCCTGCCATGCATAAACAACAGTCCAGGATTTACAGGACTCCCCCACTTCCATCCCTCCGCCCAAGAGCTCTTGTAttggaggagggcagggaagaTGGCCTCAAGAGCCTCATCCAACATTAGTGGGGACCCAGTTTCTTGCCTCACAGCCTCTGGGGCCCTCCATACCCATCATGGTTGTACTTCTGAATCATACAGATGCTTCGGGGATGGAGAGGGACTCTGAGAAAGTCTGACCAGACTCTGATGCTGCCCTCAGTGGGGATAACTGGTTTTGGAGTTGTAGCGGTGGTGAATGGTGGGGGACCTgaagaaaaagcagaggaaacGTACCTTTCTCCATGTTCCTGCTCTGCCCCATTCCCCATTTTGCAGTATCTGGAGAAGTCTCACCTTTGCCATTGGGAATGGATTTGACCCTCCAGATACCATCACTACTCAGCACTCCCTGGGAGGGATGAGAAAATCTACATTTAGGTCCAGGCCGTCTAGACGCAAAAGTTGATTTATCCTCCCTGATTTTGCTGGCCGCACCCTACAACCTCCTTTCCGTTCACGTACTCACAGTCCTTTAGTAGGAGAAAGAAGTGCTTTTCCTCAAAATACCATTCTAGGGCATTTAAGATGGctaaaattctctttttctctgcccCAGTGGAGGCACTCTGGTTGTAGCACCGGGCTTAAAAGTTCAGGGCAGAGGCCCTCACCTCTGCACTCAGGAGGTCCTGGAGATAAGGGTTCTTGGGATAGAGTTCCTCTTTGTGTGTGGTGAGCTTCCCTTGCCTGAAAGAAATTGGAGATTGATCTTAGTGTCAGTTTCCCTGAGTTCTCCAGCTTCCTGTGCTCCTTCCCAACTCCTCTCCAAACATCACAAGTACCATGCTATTGCAGCATCTAGCTGTTTGTCCCTGTAGAGTCCACCTTCTTGTTTTAGGGAGCTCAGACTACCTGTACAAAAATAACAGACAATGGTAGGTAAAGCCCTGTCCCTCCCATCGTTCAGCTAACCTTCCTCTGATCACCTGACAACCTGCTGTCATCATCACTCCAGCACTTGGCCCTTCCAAGCTTTCTTGATTAGACATTGGTTGAAAAAAACCCTTGCCTAGGAGAATGTAGATTCCATCCTTCATTTCCCAGCTTAGTCCTTAGCTTTGGGACCTGGGCAAAGACCACACCCAGTGGTTCTACAGGAGCGCCACAGTTCAACATCTCACTGTGTCTAGGGACAAGTAGCCCATTCCAGAGATAGCTCTTGAACGGAATAAAATTTTGCTTTCTTGCGTCCCCTCAGGTGTT carries:
- the MSTO1 gene encoding protein misato homolog 1; its protein translation is MAGGAREVLTLQLGHFAGFVGAHWWNQQDAALCRPTDAKEPPGELCPDVLYRTGRTLHGQETYTPRLILMDLKGSLSSLKQEGGLYRDKQLDAAIAWQGKLTTHKEELYPKNPYLQDLLSAEGVLSSDGIWRVKSIPNGKGPPPFTTATTPKPVIPTEGSIRVWSDFLRVPLHPRSICMIQKYNHDGETGRLEAFGQGESILKEPKYLEELEDRLHFYVEECDYLQGFQILCDLHNGFSGVGAKAAELLQDEYSGRGIITWGLLPGPYRLGEPQKNIYRLLNTAFGLVHLSAHSSLVCPLSLGGSLGLQPEPPVNFPHLQYDAALPFHCGAILATALDTVTVPYRLCSSPISMVHLADMLNFSGKKVVTAGATIPFPLVPSQSLPDTLMQLGEATPWTPLSACGNPSGTCCFAQSVVLRGLDRECHTSQLTPGTPLPSLLHACTTGEEVLAQYLQQQQPRVRSSSHLLLTPCKVVPPYPYLFSSSLSQQGLVLDGPPTGAAVESIPVLGALCSSSSLNRTLGDLAKDLARLDLRRWASFMDAGVEQDDLEEMLQELRSLAQCYQSGDSLMD